A genomic region of Homalodisca vitripennis isolate AUS2020 chromosome 5, UT_GWSS_2.1, whole genome shotgun sequence contains the following coding sequences:
- the LOC124363315 gene encoding farnesol dehydrogenase-like: MDQWKGKIAIVTGASSGIGAAIAQALVHHGMVVVGLARRQENIQQLSKELSKEPGKLYALKADVRKEEDILAAFEWVEKELGGADVLVNNAGLARLNYIKDGKTEDWRNMWEVNVLAVTICTREYLKSMEKRNNQNGHIFIINSVLGHITEFNTANMYIGTKHAVKAISQCLRRELAEKNSTIKVTSISPAMTRTEATAPYMYRLEGSQAILEPTDVAGALIGALSTSPAAQVCEVIITPIPNKTVY; encoded by the exons ATGGATCAGTGGAAAGGCAAGATTGCTATAGTGACAGGGGCCAGTTCAGGTATAGGGGCTGCTATAGCTCAGGCTCTGGTCCATCATGGGATGGTCGTGGTGGGGCTGGCTAGGAGGCAGGAGAATATACAG cAACTGTCAAAGGAACTTTCAAAAGAACCGGGGAAGCTGTATGCATTGAAAGCTGATGTGAGAAAAGAAGAAGATATTCTTGCTGCTTTCGAGTGGGTAGAGAAGGAGTTGGGTGGAGCTGACGTGCTGGTCAACAATGCTGGGCTAGccagattaaattatataaaag ACGGGAAGACAGAGGACTGGCGGAACATGTGGGAAGTGAATGTACTCGCTGTCACCATATGTACCAGAGAGTACCTCAAGTCCATGGAAAAGCGTAACAATCAGAACggtcatatttttataatcaacaG TGTCCTAGGCCATATAACAGAATTTAACACAGCTAATATGTACATCGGCACCAAACACGCGGTGAAAGCCATCTCTCAGTGTTTGAGAAGGGAACTGGCAGAGAAGAACAGTACTATCAAGGTCACC AGCATCAGCCCAGCCATGACTAGAACAGAGGCCACAGCGCCGTACATGTATCGGCTTGAGGGGTCTCAAGCAATCCTTGAACCTACCGATGTAGCTGGGGCACTCATAGGTGCTCTCTCAACATCGCCTGCTGCTCAG GTTTGCGAAGTGATAATCACACCAATCCccaacaaaactgtttattaa
- the LOC124363316 gene encoding dehydrogenase/reductase SDR family member 11-like isoform X2, whose product MMEQWKGKVAIVTGASAGIGAAIAQALVHHGMVVVGLARRQEKMQEMSEQLAKSKEPGKLYSLKVDLRQEEDILAAFDWVYSKLGGADVLVNNAGLAVCGSIRDGKTEDWRNLWEVNVLAVTICTREYLKTLEQRKIQKGHIFIINRTHPRCLYVPRVHGDEVRSQGHLPVSQERTRGEEQQYQSNQYQSQHDTDRSYETLAGSAGVPSYPGGFRRSSSSGGRLSNYFCHSDL is encoded by the exons ATGATGGAACAGTGGAAAGGCAAGGTTGCTATAGTGACAGGGGCCAGTGCAGGTATAGGGGCTGCTATAGCTCAGGCTCTGGTACATCACGGGATGGTTGTGGTGGGGCTGGCCAGGAGACAGGAGAAGATGCAG GAAATGTCGGAGCAGCTGGCTAAGTCTAAAGAACCGGGAAAACTGTACTCTTTGAAAGTTGACTTGAGACAAGAAGAAGATATACTCGCTGCTTTCGATTGGGTGTACAGTAAACTGGGGGGTGCTGACGTATTAGTAAACAACGCCGGATTGGCTGTATGTGGTTCTATACGAG ACGGAAAGACAGAGGACTGGCGGAACTTATGGGAAGTAAATGTCTTGGCCGTCACCATTTGCACCAGAGAGTACCTCAAGACCTTGGAACAGCGGAAAATCCAAAAgggacatatttttattattaacag GACACACCCCCGATGTCTATACGTACCCCGTGTACACGGGGACGAAGTACGCAGTCAGGGCCATCTCCCAGTGTCTCAGGAGAGAACTCGCGGAGAAGAACAGCAGTATCAAAGTAACC AGTATCAGTCCCAGCATGACACGGACAGAAGCTACGAGACACTTGCTGGATCAGCTGGAGTCCCAAGCTATCCTGGAGGCTTCAGACGTAGCTCAAGCTCTGGTGGACGCCTTAGCAACTACTTCTGTCACTCAG ATTTGTGA
- the LOC124363316 gene encoding dehydrogenase/reductase SDR family member 11-like isoform X1: MMEQWKGKVAIVTGASAGIGAAIAQALVHHGMVVVGLARRQEKMQEMSEQLAKSKEPGKLYSLKVDLRQEEDILAAFDWVYSKLGGADVLVNNAGLAVCGSIRDGKTEDWRNLWEVNVLAVTICTREYLKTLEQRKIQKGHIFIINSIAGHTPDVYTYPVYTGTKYAVRAISQCLRRELAEKNSSIKVTSISPSMTRTEATRHLLDQLESQAILEASDVAQALVDALATTSVTQICEMVITPIPTNLIY; encoded by the exons ATGATGGAACAGTGGAAAGGCAAGGTTGCTATAGTGACAGGGGCCAGTGCAGGTATAGGGGCTGCTATAGCTCAGGCTCTGGTACATCACGGGATGGTTGTGGTGGGGCTGGCCAGGAGACAGGAGAAGATGCAG GAAATGTCGGAGCAGCTGGCTAAGTCTAAAGAACCGGGAAAACTGTACTCTTTGAAAGTTGACTTGAGACAAGAAGAAGATATACTCGCTGCTTTCGATTGGGTGTACAGTAAACTGGGGGGTGCTGACGTATTAGTAAACAACGCCGGATTGGCTGTATGTGGTTCTATACGAG ACGGAAAGACAGAGGACTGGCGGAACTTATGGGAAGTAAATGTCTTGGCCGTCACCATTTGCACCAGAGAGTACCTCAAGACCTTGGAACAGCGGAAAATCCAAAAgggacatatttttattattaacag TATTGCAGGACACACCCCCGATGTCTATACGTACCCCGTGTACACGGGGACGAAGTACGCAGTCAGGGCCATCTCCCAGTGTCTCAGGAGAGAACTCGCGGAGAAGAACAGCAGTATCAAAGTAACC AGTATCAGTCCCAGCATGACACGGACAGAAGCTACGAGACACTTGCTGGATCAGCTGGAGTCCCAAGCTATCCTGGAGGCTTCAGACGTAGCTCAAGCTCTGGTGGACGCCTTAGCAACTACTTCTGTCACTCAG ATTTGTGAGATGGTCATCACACCGATTCCTACTAATCTGATCTACTAA